The following are encoded in a window of Castanea sativa cultivar Marrone di Chiusa Pesio chromosome 5, ASM4071231v1 genomic DNA:
- the LOC142633629 gene encoding inorganic pyrophosphatase 1-like, with amino-acid sequence MAGTVVVFDFDKTIIDCDSDNWVVDELGATDLFNQLLPTMPWNSLMDRMMEELHAQGKTIEDVVEVLKRVPIHPRIVPAIKAAHALGCELTVVSDANLFFIETILNHLGLRDYFSEINTNPGFVDEEGKLRIFPCHDFHTSPHGCSNCPPNMCKGLVIERIQAEHVEGKRKFIYLGDGKGDYCPSLKLGDGDYVMPRKNFPLWDLICENRLLVKAEIHEWIDGEDLEEILLGLINKISIEENAQFISPDCKLQTIAVSAHEAMPQALRVQQ; translated from the exons ATGGCCGGAACAGTTGTGGTTTTCGACTTTGACAAGACTATCATCGATTGCGATAGTGACAATTGGGTTGTGGACGAGTTGGGTGCAACTGACTTGTTCAATCAGCTTCTTCCTACCATGCCATGGAACTCTCTTATG gaTAGGATGATGGAGGAGCTCCATGCGCAAGGAAAAACCATTGAGGATGTTGTAGAAGTTCTTAAAAGGGTGCCTATACATCCCAGAATTGTCCCTGCCATTAAAGCTGCTCATGCTTTAGG GTGTGAATTGACGGTTGTAAGCGATGCAAACCTGTTTTTCATTGAGACCATTTTGAATCATCTTGGTTTGAGAGACTACTTTTCAGAGATCAACACAAACCCAGGCTTTGTGGATGAAGAAGGAaagctaaggatcttcccctgCCATGATTTCCACACATCTCCTCATGGTTGCAGCAACTGCCCTCCAAACATGTGCAAG GGGCTAGTAATTGAAAGAATCCAAGCTGAGCATGTGGAAGGCAAGAGAAAGTTCATCTATCTTGGGGATGGTAAAGGAGATTATTGCCCAAGCTTGAAACTTGGAGACGGAGACTATGTGATGCCAAGGAAGAATTTCCCATTGTGGGATCTAATTTGTGAAAACAGATTGCTTGTTAAGGCAGAAATCCATGAGTGGATAGATGGGGAAGACCTTGAGGAAATTCTGCTAGGCCTAATCAACAAAATCTCCATTGAAGAAAATGCTCAATTTATTTCCCCTGATTGCAAATTGCAGACCATTGCTGTTTCTGCTCATGAGGCGATGCCTCAAGCTCTCCGAGTTCAGCAATAG
- the LOC142633508 gene encoding anoctamin-like protein At1g73020, with amino-acid sequence MNRIEEEQTAFEIAVVVTKRNVEEENEDCNCGEVLVDEFTKVGLIVERVQGVADEFIKLAAPLETLGRAAAELKLKKRTHIGMDLQFELEEADAFVRQPDGSLFSWFERFHCYNHLIYGIVNKSKSAVTLKYDGQEFCWEVDENLVQKLKSVDFIKQVFPLHDEMKRKKLLKNWALNWWDITDQPIDEIYSYFGAKIAIYFAFLGMYTRWMFFPAAFAITVQLIDFGSLQLLVLPIFFIGIILWAVMFSQFWKRKNSALLAKWQISYSVGVEPGYKLLCMEWGSLQSPVKALRKWGADKTNEKEVYQRNEWFGHLLRFRNDAIVIMSIIFLQLPFELAYAHLYEVIGSDVMKFGLTAVYLFAIQHFTRIGGKISVKLIEYENNETAEKRADSLVYKVFGLYFMQTYIGVFYHALLHRNFLTLRQVLIQRLLISEVLENLLENSLPYLKYSYKKYGVRKKKRREKGSSTGKIQFSSRVEKEYLKPSYTASIGEELEDGLFDDCLELALQFGMIMMFACAFPLAFAFATLNNITEIRTDALKLLAMLKRPVPRAATTIGAWLNIFQFLIVMSICTNCAFLVWLYDHEGKWSLEPGLAIILVIEHILLLIKFGFSRFVPEEPAWVRANRVKNATRAQDVCSKQLLRTISGGRRMFGEVKERSEKNDL; translated from the exons ATGAATAGAATCGAGGAGGAGCAAACTGCTTTTGAAATAGCGGTGGTGGTTACAAAGAGGAATGTGGAGGAAGAAAATGAGGATTGTAACTGTGGGGAGGTTCTTGTTGATGAGTTCACGAAGGTTGGTTTGATTGTTGAGAGAGTCCAAGGTGTTGCTGATGAGTTCATCAAG CTGGCAGCACCTTTGGAGACTTTGGGGAGGGCTGCTGCTGagttaaaattaaagaaaaggaCCCATATTG GTATGGATCTACAATTTGAATTGGAGGAGGCTGATGCTTTTGTGAGACAGCCTGATGGTTCATTGTTCAGTTGGTTTGAGCGTTTTCATTGCTACAATCACTTAATATATGGGATT GTGAACAAGAGCAAGTCAGCTGTAACTTTAAAGTATGATGGACAAGAGTTCTGTTGGGAAGTTGATGAAAATTtagttcaaaaattaaaatcagtgGATTTCATAAAACAAGTCTTTCCTTTGCATG ATGAAATGAAGAGGAAGAAACTCCTTAAGAATTGGGCACTGAACTGGTGGGACATTACAGACCAACCAATCGATGAGATTTATTCATATTTTGGGGCAAAG ATTGCAATCTATTTTGCTTTCCTTGGAATGTATACACGATGGATGTTCTTCCCGGCTGCATTTGCTATCACCGTGCAGTTGATTGATTTTGG GTCATTGCAGTTATTGGTGCTCCCTATTTTCTTTATAGGCATAATATTATGGGCTGTAATGTTTTCCCAGTTCTGGAAACGTAAAAACTCCGCCCTTTTGGCCAA ATGGCAAATCAGTTATTCAGTTGGAGTGGAGCCAGGATATAAACTTCTGTGCATGGAGTGGGGTTCCTTACAGTCACCTGTAAAAGCATTAAGAAAATGGGGGGCTGATAAAACAAACGAGAAAGAAGTGTACCAAAGAAATGAGTGGTTTGGACATCTCCTAAGATTCAGAAATGATGCTATAGTTATCATGAGTATTATATTCCTTCAGCTGCCATTTGAGTTGGCATATGCTCATCTTTACGAGGTTATTGGCTCTGATGTTATGAA gtTTGGGCTGACAGCTGTTTATCTGTTTGCTATTCAGCATTTTACACGGATTGGTGGTAAGATATCGGTTAAGCTCATTGAGTATGAAAACAATGAAACTGCAGAAAAAAGGGCTGACAGCTTGGTCTACAAG GTCTTTGGTCTTTATTTCATGCAGACATATATTGGAGTTTTCTATCATGCTCTCTTGCACCGCAATTTTTTGACTCTCCGCCAAGTCTTGATTCAGCGTCTTCTTATATCTGAG GTTTTGGAGAACTTGTTGGAAAACTCTTTACCCTATCTTAAGTACAGCTACAAAAAATACGGAGTCCG aaagaagaaaagacgTGAAAAAGGATCATCAACAGGGAAGATCCAGTTTTCTTCAAGAGTAGAGAAAGAGTACCTGAAACCTTCTTACACAGCAAGCATTGGTGAGGAGCTTGAAGATGGGCTGTTTGATG ACTGTTTGGAGCTGGCTTTACAGTTTGGAATGATCATGATGTTTGCTTGTGCATTCCCCCTCGCATTTGCCTTTGCTACTTTG AACAACATTACAGAAATTAGAACAGATGCACTAAAGCTGCTTGCCATGTTAAAAAGGCCTGTCCCTCGTGCTGCCACGACGATTGGTGCTTGGCTAAACATTTTTCAG TTCCTGATAGTAATGTCAATATGCACCAACTGCGCATTTCTAGTATGGTTATATGATCACGAGGGGAAATGGAGCCTAGAGCCTGGACTTGCAATAATTTTGGTCATTGAACATATCCTCCTGTTGATTAAGTTTGGATTCTCCCGCTTTGTTCCTGAG GAACCTGCGTGGGTAAGAGCCAATCGTGTGAAAAATGCCACGCGGGCGCAGGATGTGTGTTCGAAACAGCTCTTGAGAACCATTTCTGGTGGCAGAAGGATGTTTGGTGAGGTAAAAGAGAGGAGTGAGAAGAATGACTTGTGA
- the LOC142636205 gene encoding eukaryotic peptide chain release factor subunit 1-3: MADAQETDKNIEIWKIKKLIKALEAARGNGTSMISLIMPPRDQISRVTKMLGDEFGTASNIKSRVNRQSVLGAITSAQQRLKLYNKVPPNGLVLYTGTIVTEDGKEKKVTIDFEPFKPINASLYLCDNKFHTEALNELLESDDKFGFIVMDGNGTLFGTLSGNTREVLHKFTVDLPKKHGRGGQSALRFARLRMEKRHNYVRKTAELATQFFINPATSQPNVAGLILAGSADFKTELSQSDMFDPRLQAKILNVVDVSYGGENGFNQAIELSSEILSNVKFIQEKRLIGKYFEEISQDTGKYVFGVDDTLKTLEMGAVETLIVWENLDINRYVLKNSTTGEILIKHLNKEQEADQSNFRDPATSSELEVQEKLPLLEWFANEYKRFGCTLEFVTNKSQEGSQFCRGFGGIGGILRYQLDIRSFDEVSDDGEVYEDSD, translated from the coding sequence ATGGCAGATGCTCAAGAAACGGATAAGAACATTGAGATATGGAAAATCAAGAAGTTGATCAAAGCATTGGAAGCTGCAAGAGGCAATGGTACCAGCATGATTTCTCTTATTATGCCTCCCCGTGATCAAATATCTCGGGTCACTAAGATGTTAGGTGATGAATTTGGAACTGCTTCAAACATCAAAAGTAGGGTGAACCGTCAGTCAGTGTTGGGGGCCATTACTTCTGCTCAACAGAGGCTAAAGCTTTATAACAAGGTTCCTCCCAATGGGCTGGTGCTTTATACCGGAACAATTGTTACTGAAGATGGCAAGGAAAAGAAGGTTACGATTGACTTTGAGCCTTTTAAGCCTATAAATGCATCACTCTACCTCTGTGACAATAAGTTTCACACAGAAGCTCTAAATGAACTTTTAGAATCTGATGACAAGTTTGGTTTTATAGTCATGGATGGAAATGGCACCCTTTTTGGGACATTGAGTGGAAACACAAGAGAAGTGCTTCATAAGTTCACAGTCGATCTACCAAAGAAGCATGGAAGAGGAGGGCAGTCAGCTCTACGTTTTGCTCGTCTTCGAATGGAAAAGCGACACAACTATGTAAGAAAGACTGCAGAACTTGCCACACAGTTCTTCATTAATCCTGCTACAAGTCAGCCTAATGTTGCTGGGCTTATACTTGCTGGTTCAGCTGACTTCAAGACTGAGCTCAGTCAGTCAGATATGTTTGATCCTCGATTACAAGCAAAGATATTGAATGTGGTTGATGTTTCTTATGGAGGGGAAAATGGTTTCAATCAAGCCATTGAGCTTTCCTCAGAAATTCTATCCAATGTGAAATTTATACAAGAGAAACGCTTGATTGGCAAATACTTTGAGGAGATCAGTCAGGATACTGGTAAATATGTCTTTGGTGTTGATGACACATTGAAGACTCTAGAAATGGGTGCTGTGGAAACCCTCATTGTGTGGGAAAACTTGGATATTAACAGGTATGTGTTGAAAAACAGTACCACAGGTGAGATTCTCATAAAGCACCTGAACAAGGAACAAGAGGCTGATCAGAGCAACTTCCGGGATCCAGCCACCTCCTCAGAGTTGGAGGTTCAGGAGAAGTTGCCCTTACTTGAATGGTTTGCGAATGAGTACAAGCGGTTTGGTTGCACACTTGAATTTGTCACCAACAAATCCCAAGAGGGATCACAATTTTGCAGAGGGTTTGGTGGGATCGGGGGTATACTTCGTTACCAGCTTGACATAAGATCCTTTGACGAGGTATCTGATGATGGAGAAGTATACGAGGATTCCGATTAA